A window of Verrucomicrobiota bacterium JB022 contains these coding sequences:
- a CDS encoding DUF115 domain-containing protein: MIQFLRQIKHQWHLRRQEMGRELELQQRRNWQQLAALKGKHRGQRAFVIGNGPSLRIADLERLRGEITFATNGIVKAFDQTDWRPTYYVMVDHLNAENFRPLVMAAQGPQKLFAFDLFEHYREDPKALFFRKSPPPADEEPPPFSYQPQARVSTGCTVTYDCLQWAVFMGIKEIYLLGVDWDYQYANDAVARQSGEYTIREQQDSRNHFLPNYFEPNQRYLEPLVSKQYAAYRAARREMDQRDWKIANASRGGKLDVFPRVDFDAVVPK; this comes from the coding sequence ATGATCCAGTTTTTACGCCAGATCAAACACCAGTGGCACCTGCGCCGTCAGGAGATGGGGCGGGAGCTGGAGCTGCAGCAGCGCCGCAACTGGCAGCAGCTGGCCGCGCTCAAGGGCAAGCACCGGGGGCAGCGGGCGTTTGTGATCGGCAACGGGCCGAGCCTGCGCATCGCCGACCTGGAGCGGCTGCGGGGCGAGATCACCTTCGCGACCAACGGCATCGTCAAGGCCTTTGATCAGACGGATTGGCGGCCGACTTATTATGTGATGGTCGACCACCTCAACGCGGAAAATTTCCGCCCGCTGGTGATGGCCGCCCAAGGGCCGCAGAAACTGTTCGCGTTTGACCTGTTCGAGCACTACCGCGAAGACCCGAAGGCGCTGTTTTTCCGCAAGAGCCCGCCTCCGGCCGACGAGGAGCCCCCACCCTTTTCCTATCAGCCGCAGGCGCGCGTAAGCACGGGCTGCACCGTCACCTACGACTGCCTGCAGTGGGCGGTCTTCATGGGTATCAAGGAGATCTACCTGCTGGGGGTCGACTGGGATTACCAGTATGCCAACGACGCGGTGGCCCGGCAGTCGGGCGAATACACGATCCGCGAGCAACAGGATTCGCGCAACCACTTTCTCCCCAACTATTTCGAGCCCAACCAGCGTTACCTGGAGCCGCTGGTGAGCAAGCAGTATGCAGCTTACCGGGCTGCCCGACGCGAGATGGATCAGCGCGACTGGAAGATCGCCAACGCCAGCCGCGGGGGCAAACTGGATGTTTTCCCGCGCGTGGACTTCGACGCGGTGGTGCCGAAATAG
- a CDS encoding energy transducer TonB encodes MKTLRSLLFAAACLLGTLHAATPEGFTPPKLQNADAIRYPDQLTRYGIFEGSVVLQLEIDSNGSLTDWLALAATHEGFVDHLRHRIGDWRFKAAREDGEPVVSGLLVRVDFRYNDVISLSVGEMAGAFINSLGPTAQTKSRVAKLTQLDQPLEPLHVVEPQAIAPQGSRLDGHATVSFYVDEQGHVRLPVVTDWEGDLTLISTAYTALLDWRFEPPTINGRPTIVQARQRFNFSPVE; translated from the coding sequence ATGAAGACTCTACGCTCCCTCCTTTTTGCCGCCGCATGCCTGCTGGGCACTCTTCACGCGGCCACCCCCGAAGGCTTTACGCCGCCCAAGCTGCAAAACGCCGACGCCATCCGCTACCCCGATCAGTTGACGCGCTACGGCATCTTTGAAGGCTCGGTGGTGTTGCAGCTCGAAATCGACTCCAATGGCAGCTTGACCGATTGGCTGGCGCTGGCGGCAACACACGAGGGCTTTGTCGACCACCTGCGGCACCGCATCGGCGATTGGCGCTTCAAGGCGGCGCGCGAAGACGGCGAGCCGGTCGTAAGCGGGCTGCTCGTGCGGGTCGATTTCCGTTACAACGACGTCATCAGCCTCAGCGTGGGCGAGATGGCGGGCGCCTTCATCAACAGCCTGGGGCCCACCGCGCAGACCAAATCGCGCGTGGCCAAGCTCACCCAACTCGACCAGCCGCTGGAGCCGCTCCACGTCGTCGAGCCGCAAGCCATCGCGCCTCAAGGCAGCCGTCTCGACGGCCACGCCACCGTCAGCTTTTACGTCGACGAGCAAGGCCACGTGCGCCTACCCGTCGTCACCGATTGGGAAGGCGACCTCACCCTCATCTCCACCGCCTATACGGCACTGCTCGACTGGCGCTTCGAGCCCCCCACCATCAACGGCCGCCCCACCATCGTCCAAGCACGCCAGCGGTTTAACTTTTCGCCGGTAGAGTAG
- a CDS encoding DUF115 domain-containing protein: MSGLLLSPWRLGCRVARAGARRVAGAGNGLHHRMQLAGVPFSDNDFRLLDLKGKHAGQRAFIIGNGPSLRTTDLDRLQGEVCFAANKIFVAYKETPWRPSYYFVADELSALNCIRELPHLQEPRFYPYDLLHHIPRYHGATFFHRLQPREPRDDTPFSHNLLAGSWEGQTVTYHMIQFAVWMGVKEIYLLGIDFNYPPPPKTDDTKRFGNYEIHVAAGQQSHFSKDYYQPGDIFKGPRLEEQEIAYRHARTYCELHGIRIANATRGGKLEVFERVDFDAVAGR, from the coding sequence ATGAGTGGTCTATTGCTGTCTCCATGGCGATTGGGGTGTCGGGTGGCCCGAGCGGGAGCGCGTCGGGTAGCCGGGGCGGGCAATGGCCTGCACCACCGGATGCAGCTCGCGGGCGTGCCTTTTTCGGATAACGACTTTCGTCTGCTCGACCTGAAGGGCAAGCACGCGGGGCAGCGCGCCTTCATAATCGGCAACGGGCCGAGCCTCCGCACGACCGATCTCGACCGCCTGCAGGGCGAGGTGTGCTTCGCCGCCAACAAGATCTTCGTGGCTTACAAGGAGACGCCTTGGCGGCCCAGTTACTACTTCGTGGCCGACGAGCTTTCGGCGCTCAACTGCATCCGTGAGCTGCCCCACCTGCAGGAGCCGCGCTTCTACCCCTACGACTTGCTGCACCACATCCCGCGTTATCATGGTGCGACGTTTTTCCACCGCCTGCAGCCCCGGGAGCCGCGCGACGATACGCCGTTTTCGCACAACCTGCTCGCCGGTTCATGGGAGGGGCAGACCGTCACCTACCACATGATCCAGTTTGCCGTCTGGATGGGCGTAAAGGAGATCTACCTGCTAGGGATCGACTTCAACTACCCGCCCCCGCCCAAGACGGACGACACCAAGCGCTTCGGCAACTACGAGATCCATGTCGCCGCCGGGCAGCAGAGCCACTTCAGCAAAGACTATTACCAGCCGGGCGACATCTTCAAAGGCCCGCGCCTGGAAGAGCAGGAGATCGCCTACCGCCACGCGCGCACCTATTGCGAGCTCCACGGCATCCGCATCGCCAACGCCACCCGCGGCGGCAAGCTCGAGGTCTTCGAACGCGTGGATTTTGACGCGGTGGCAGGGAGGTAG